The following coding sequences are from one Granulicella sp. L56 window:
- a CDS encoding TonB-dependent receptor, which translates to MTKLLKVLSLIAVVVFGVSLTATAQSTSAQLTGKITDSSGAVVPHARVTAKNTGTNLTKTSESDDVGVYSLVSLPPGEYSLTTEAQGFATRIQTGIVLTVAQSATLDIALQIGGTQDTITVNGGAELINTTTAEISQVIGEDSIKDLPLNGRDPSSLVNLSVGVTNELASQASTLPGSNSFPLESGASAGGQRQGSTWYLLDGVANMDTFALLAAPFPNADATQEFRVISNNFDARYGFAPSAVVSIQTKSGTNQFHGGAFEFIRNNDLNASNWFSGAVDPLKRNQFGGYIGGPIFKDKLFFFTNYQGTRSHYQASTNSTDTPTQAMLNGDFSAVPAGDIDGPLAGVFQTVNGKPNQVNPNLFSTGALAIAKSLPLGQDPSTGLTNYAAPAQKFTYNENTTRFDYTINPNQRVFLRSFTYLYNQPGASVPGDILAGVNGQNGTYLNLVAGHTWTVTPSLLNSATLSWAEIDFSTGTIEKDAGGSPICLSRYINVSDPVGQCYIGGLSAFDGNVLYGGGLGFNAFTGNPNDTRRRYWWFTDTATKTIGKHTLTFGTDIMHRYGFEFYGGSVNPAVSFNGQYTGFPLSDFLLGYLNNMSQGAGESGSESGYMIGIYAQDQFKLLPNLTFTAGLRWDPNFPLQVSGGRGAAFVPGQQSTRYPNAPLGLVFPGDHGINDGLMPTTYGYFEPRIGLAWQVHPDTVLRAGFGLFTTPLEDAFYNHVWDTAPFAPSYGLSGGGTTPLSFDNPWSSFTSTGGKSPFPPFASPSQLPPSNAAFITPLAVPAVFASNFKLGITQSWNLSLEQSFGNQFVLHLAYVGSESFHQATTVDQNPGGFVCPPGVAPNPNNCGDVRSTYTNFAQIIQVQPAATSSYNALQAGVEKRFSHGLQFQSNFTWSHDTDVGGSGDPSFESSVSDPHSVGHDRGPSSLNYPVVSVSNLVYRLPLLAHKNALIKNTLGGWEISGLYTAQSGPPFTINGGQGNNNSGFLVGQDRADAVSGQPLQVRQGGKSHWVHQYLNPAAFTNNAYGTAGNSKKFSIQEAPISTADLAVIKNWSIYDRYKVQFRWEAFNALNHPSFGQPDSNPGDSNFGQITSIGSVAPRVMQGGIKFSF; encoded by the coding sequence ATGACGAAACTTCTAAAGGTCCTATCTTTGATAGCAGTCGTTGTCTTTGGCGTTAGTCTGACGGCAACGGCTCAGAGCACATCTGCACAACTCACCGGCAAGATTACCGACTCGAGTGGCGCTGTGGTGCCTCATGCTCGAGTGACCGCAAAAAATACCGGCACAAATCTCACCAAGACTTCTGAGAGTGATGATGTTGGAGTCTATTCCCTCGTTTCGCTCCCGCCTGGTGAATATTCCTTGACCACGGAAGCTCAAGGGTTTGCCACTCGCATTCAGACAGGAATCGTACTCACCGTTGCGCAGTCTGCAACTCTGGATATTGCGCTCCAGATTGGAGGCACACAGGACACCATTACTGTCAACGGCGGAGCGGAGCTGATCAACACAACAACAGCAGAGATCAGTCAGGTGATCGGCGAAGACTCCATCAAGGACCTACCGCTTAATGGTCGAGATCCTTCGAGCCTTGTGAATCTTTCGGTCGGGGTTACCAACGAACTGGCCTCACAAGCATCGACCCTGCCGGGTTCTAATTCATTCCCCCTTGAATCTGGCGCTTCCGCGGGCGGCCAGCGTCAAGGCAGCACATGGTACCTTCTCGACGGCGTAGCCAATATGGATACGTTCGCCCTGCTTGCCGCACCTTTTCCAAACGCAGACGCGACACAGGAGTTCCGTGTCATCTCGAATAACTTCGATGCACGATATGGATTCGCACCTAGCGCGGTCGTAAGCATCCAGACCAAGTCGGGCACCAATCAGTTTCATGGCGGAGCATTCGAATTTATTCGCAACAACGACCTGAATGCATCGAACTGGTTTAGCGGCGCCGTCGATCCTCTCAAGCGCAATCAGTTCGGTGGTTATATCGGTGGCCCCATCTTCAAAGACAAGCTCTTCTTTTTTACGAACTATCAGGGAACGAGAAGTCACTATCAAGCTTCCACAAACTCGACCGACACTCCGACACAGGCCATGCTCAACGGAGACTTCAGCGCAGTCCCGGCTGGCGATATTGATGGTCCGCTTGCTGGAGTCTTTCAAACAGTGAATGGGAAGCCGAACCAGGTCAACCCCAACCTGTTCAGCACGGGTGCTCTTGCTATTGCGAAATCGTTGCCGCTTGGGCAAGACCCATCGACAGGTCTGACTAACTACGCCGCTCCTGCGCAAAAGTTTACCTACAACGAAAATACGACGCGCTTTGACTACACGATTAATCCTAATCAGCGCGTCTTCCTGCGTAGTTTTACTTATCTCTATAACCAACCGGGGGCATCAGTTCCGGGAGATATTCTCGCTGGCGTCAATGGCCAGAATGGAACGTATCTTAATCTGGTCGCTGGCCATACCTGGACGGTTACACCAAGTTTGCTGAATAGCGCGACGCTCTCCTGGGCGGAGATTGACTTCTCCACTGGCACCATCGAGAAAGATGCGGGCGGAAGCCCCATCTGCCTTTCCAGATACATCAATGTCTCGGACCCCGTGGGACAGTGCTATATCGGTGGCCTGTCGGCGTTTGATGGCAATGTACTTTATGGCGGGGGACTTGGCTTCAACGCCTTCACCGGCAACCCGAACGATACCCGTCGCCGCTATTGGTGGTTTACCGATACGGCAACCAAGACGATCGGCAAGCATACCCTCACCTTTGGAACAGACATCATGCACCGCTATGGCTTTGAGTTTTATGGCGGCAGCGTCAATCCTGCCGTCAGCTTCAACGGCCAATACACGGGCTTTCCATTGTCGGACTTTCTGCTGGGATATCTAAACAACATGAGTCAGGGAGCTGGAGAGAGCGGCAGTGAATCCGGCTACATGATCGGAATCTATGCGCAGGATCAGTTTAAACTGCTCCCGAACCTGACTTTCACGGCCGGTCTGCGCTGGGACCCAAACTTTCCGCTTCAGGTGAGCGGCGGTCGCGGTGCGGCCTTCGTTCCCGGACAGCAGAGCACGCGATATCCAAATGCTCCACTCGGGCTCGTTTTCCCAGGAGACCACGGTATCAACGATGGTCTTATGCCAACCACCTATGGCTACTTCGAGCCTCGTATCGGCCTTGCGTGGCAGGTACATCCCGACACGGTCCTCCGCGCTGGCTTTGGTCTCTTCACCACTCCCCTCGAAGATGCCTTCTACAATCACGTTTGGGATACGGCTCCCTTTGCGCCCTCATATGGGCTGAGTGGAGGCGGCACAACACCATTATCCTTTGACAATCCCTGGAGTAGCTTTACCTCTACAGGAGGCAAAAGTCCGTTCCCGCCATTTGCCTCGCCCTCGCAGCTTCCGCCTTCCAACGCTGCGTTCATTACACCTCTCGCCGTTCCCGCAGTCTTCGCCAGCAATTTCAAGCTGGGCATCACTCAAAGCTGGAATCTCTCGCTCGAACAGTCGTTCGGCAATCAGTTTGTTCTGCATCTGGCCTACGTGGGTTCAGAGTCCTTCCATCAGGCGACCACTGTGGACCAAAATCCTGGGGGCTTTGTGTGCCCCCCTGGTGTTGCTCCTAATCCCAATAACTGTGGCGATGTACGATCAACTTATACGAACTTCGCCCAGATTATTCAGGTACAGCCTGCAGCAACCTCGAGCTATAACGCGCTTCAAGCTGGTGTGGAGAAACGTTTCTCGCACGGTCTTCAGTTCCAGTCCAACTTCACCTGGTCCCATGACACGGACGTAGGCGGTTCGGGCGATCCATCGTTTGAATCCAGCGTTAGCGATCCACATAGTGTTGGTCACGACCGCGGACCGTCGAGCCTGAATTATCCCGTTGTCTCCGTGTCAAATCTGGTCTACAGGTTACCTCTGCTGGCCCACAAAAATGCTCTGATAAAAAACACCTTAGGTGGGTGGGAGATCTCCGGCCTCTATACCGCACAGTCTGGGCCTCCTTTCACCATCAACGGTGGACAAGGCAACAATAACTCCGGATTTCTTGTGGGTCAGGACCGCGCGGATGCTGTCTCCGGACAACCCCTTCAGGTTCGACAGGGTGGTAAGAGTCACTGGGTACACCAGTACCTCAATCCTGCTGCATTTACGAACAACGCATATGGCACGGCTGGAAACTCCAAAAAATTCTCGATTCAGGAGGCCCCAATCAGCACTGCTGATCTGGCAGTAATCAAGAACTGGAGCATCTATGACCGCTATAAGGTTCAATTCCGTTGGGAGGCCTTCAATGCATTGAACCATCCCAGCTTCGGCCAGCCGGATTCCAATCCAGGTGACTCAAACTTCGGCCAGATCACATCGATCGGATCCGTTGCACCACGCGTCATGCAGGGAGGAATAAAGTTCTCCTTCTGA
- a CDS encoding alpha-N-acetylglucosaminidase, with product MALATVDLDATAQESASRARPRTTRPTYSSQQTAVSSARGVLSRQLGARATEFDLAWIPLADGREVYEIEAIAGRVKVSGSSGSALCRGVYSYLREACNAMITWSGSHLELPSPLPEFAHRRVACPYKFVQYLNPCTYGYTMAFWDWARWERELDWMALHGINMPLAMEGQEAIWQRVWLSLGLTQAEINQFFVGPAHLPWHRMGNIDNLDGPLPQNWVDEKCVLQGKILDRMRELGMKPVAPAFAGFVPQGFKRLHPDVETFTLLWLPEEFKTIPRSTRTFILHPGEAALYQQIGKKFIEEYKAEYGEVEYYLADTFNELAVPVSEDHRYEDLERFGRTIFEGIQAGDPNGTWVMQGWLFVYDSAFWDNPSVEALLRGVPNDRMLIIDYANDLAPSVRGKYAPGQWKLQKAFFGKQWINGMAHTFGGNNNIKGNLALMATEPAAVLASEQRGNLVGWGMCPEGIENNEVVYELMTDAGWRSEAIDLSVWIPQYCMARYGVSPAAMHQAWTLLLESAYSAHIWMTKQAWQAEPSNHPVAASVDAGPAFQKAVELFLSCAPELSHNELYRNDLIELVAQAVGGHVDQALALAVQAADAKQHAVADENAGRALSWMNRIDALMNLRPDRRLESWTEAARSWAKSDDEAAYYDENARQLITTWGWPELSDYASRVWSGLIRDYYAARWSAYFKSRRLDSRFSLDLWQQTWLSSPYRPSDPMPVPDLIVESQKLLEECRCYVAS from the coding sequence GTGGCACTAGCCACAGTCGACCTGGATGCGACGGCGCAAGAGTCTGCCAGCCGGGCACGCCCACGAACCACTCGCCCAACCTATTCTTCTCAGCAGACGGCAGTATCGTCTGCCCGGGGTGTACTTAGCCGTCAGCTTGGCGCGCGGGCGACCGAGTTCGACCTGGCATGGATTCCGCTCGCCGATGGTCGAGAGGTCTATGAGATCGAGGCAATCGCAGGCCGTGTAAAGGTCTCAGGGAGTAGCGGTAGTGCTCTCTGCCGGGGAGTGTATAGCTATCTCCGGGAAGCCTGCAATGCCATGATCACCTGGAGCGGATCCCATCTGGAACTTCCTTCCCCCCTGCCAGAGTTCGCTCATCGGCGTGTTGCCTGCCCGTACAAGTTCGTTCAATATCTGAATCCTTGCACCTATGGCTACACGATGGCGTTCTGGGACTGGGCGCGGTGGGAGCGCGAACTGGACTGGATGGCTTTGCACGGCATCAATATGCCGCTCGCCATGGAAGGTCAGGAGGCGATCTGGCAGAGAGTGTGGCTTTCGCTCGGACTCACTCAGGCGGAGATCAACCAGTTTTTTGTCGGTCCTGCTCATCTGCCATGGCACCGTATGGGCAATATCGACAACCTTGATGGTCCACTCCCGCAGAACTGGGTCGACGAAAAATGTGTGCTTCAGGGAAAGATTCTTGACCGGATGCGCGAGCTTGGAATGAAGCCAGTAGCCCCAGCCTTTGCTGGATTCGTCCCGCAGGGGTTCAAGCGACTCCATCCCGATGTTGAGACCTTTACGCTGCTCTGGTTGCCGGAGGAGTTCAAGACAATCCCTCGCAGCACCAGAACGTTCATTCTTCATCCCGGTGAGGCAGCTCTCTACCAACAGATCGGCAAGAAGTTTATTGAGGAGTACAAAGCCGAGTACGGCGAGGTCGAATACTACCTTGCAGATACCTTCAACGAGCTTGCCGTGCCTGTCAGCGAGGACCATCGTTATGAGGACCTCGAACGTTTCGGACGGACGATCTTCGAAGGCATACAGGCCGGTGATCCGAACGGCACATGGGTGATGCAGGGCTGGCTCTTTGTCTACGACTCCGCCTTCTGGGACAACCCCTCGGTCGAAGCTCTGCTGCGAGGCGTGCCGAACGATCGCATGTTGATCATCGATTACGCCAATGACCTCGCGCCTTCGGTACGAGGCAAGTACGCTCCGGGCCAATGGAAGCTGCAAAAGGCGTTTTTTGGCAAGCAATGGATCAACGGCATGGCTCATACCTTCGGTGGAAACAACAACATCAAGGGAAATCTGGCGCTCATGGCAACAGAGCCCGCAGCCGTATTGGCGAGCGAGCAGCGGGGAAATCTAGTCGGCTGGGGCATGTGCCCCGAAGGAATTGAGAACAATGAGGTCGTATATGAGTTGATGACCGACGCTGGATGGCGCAGCGAAGCGATCGACCTCAGCGTGTGGATTCCTCAATATTGTATGGCGCGTTATGGTGTTTCTCCTGCAGCCATGCATCAAGCCTGGACGTTGCTGCTTGAGAGTGCCTACAGCGCTCACATCTGGATGACAAAGCAGGCATGGCAGGCAGAGCCTAGCAATCACCCGGTTGCAGCCTCAGTCGATGCGGGGCCTGCATTTCAGAAGGCTGTAGAACTTTTTCTCTCCTGCGCGCCAGAGCTATCGCACAACGAACTCTATCGCAACGATCTTATCGAGCTGGTGGCTCAGGCCGTGGGCGGCCATGTCGACCAGGCGCTGGCGCTGGCAGTTCAGGCAGCCGATGCCAAACAGCACGCGGTCGCGGATGAGAATGCTGGGCGTGCCCTCTCATGGATGAACCGCATCGACGCCCTGATGAACCTGCGCCCCGACCGGCGCCTGGAATCATGGACAGAGGCCGCGCGCTCATGGGCCAAGAGCGACGACGAGGCTGCTTACTATGATGAAAATGCCCGTCAACTTATCACCACATGGGGATGGCCGGAGCTCTCGGACTATGCCTCCCGCGTCTGGTCCGGGCTTATCCGCGATTACTACGCCGCGCGCTGGTCGGCGTACTTCAAGAGCCGTCGCTTGGACAGCCGGTTCTCGCTCGATCTATGGCAGCAGACCTGGCTGTCGTCACCCTATCGTCCGAGCGATCCCATGCCGGTGCCAGATCTGATCGTCGAGTCGCAGAAGCTGCTCGAAGAATGTCGCTGCTACGTCGCATCGTAG
- a CDS encoding acyltransferase family protein → MSPGSETLHVAPKPSSRLLSIDVMRGITVGFMILVNNNGQNNLAYRAMNHSPWSGFTPTDLVFPTFLFIMGVSIVLSFGARKAQSTPKSELLLHILRRFVLLVLLGLVVNGFPYFHLHTLRIYGVLQRIAVCYLLASLLQLLTDRVAPRIALFVLALAGYWVLLRWVPVPGHGMPGREFPLLDPDINLVAYVDRHIFPHRLFEGTRDPEGLLSDIPSFASTLLGMIAGWWLKSVRPSFDKVKGLVISGVLLLTAGLVWAQSFPINKKLWTSSYVLYAGGWSALILAACYFALEIKQWKGRWTYPWVVFGTNAITAYVLSELLSSAVAVFHVNSNQSFQQFVYSGFFYYIGTPAFGSLVYSIVFAAICWIPAWLLYRKRIFIKL, encoded by the coding sequence ATGTCGCCCGGCTCTGAAACACTGCATGTCGCACCCAAGCCATCATCGCGGCTTCTATCGATCGATGTTATGCGCGGCATCACCGTTGGGTTCATGATCCTCGTCAACAACAACGGCCAGAACAACCTGGCCTACCGTGCAATGAACCACTCCCCATGGAGCGGATTTACGCCCACCGATCTGGTCTTCCCCACGTTTTTATTCATTATGGGTGTCTCGATTGTGCTCTCCTTTGGCGCTCGCAAAGCGCAGTCCACACCGAAGAGTGAGCTACTGCTTCACATCCTGCGGCGTTTCGTTTTGCTGGTGCTGCTGGGGCTCGTAGTAAATGGATTCCCCTACTTTCATCTCCATACCTTACGAATCTATGGCGTATTACAACGCATTGCAGTCTGCTATCTCCTGGCGAGTCTGCTGCAGTTGCTGACTGATCGCGTTGCGCCTCGGATCGCACTTTTTGTGCTCGCGCTTGCAGGGTATTGGGTGCTGCTGCGCTGGGTCCCGGTACCCGGCCATGGCATGCCAGGTAGAGAATTTCCTCTACTCGATCCGGATATCAACCTCGTTGCCTATGTCGACCGGCATATCTTCCCTCATCGTCTCTTTGAAGGCACGCGTGACCCGGAGGGGCTGCTAAGCGATATTCCTTCGTTTGCCAGCACGCTATTGGGAATGATTGCCGGTTGGTGGCTGAAGAGTGTGCGCCCATCTTTCGACAAAGTTAAGGGGTTAGTGATCAGCGGAGTGCTGTTGCTCACAGCGGGACTGGTCTGGGCACAGAGTTTTCCAATCAACAAAAAACTCTGGACTAGTTCTTACGTTCTCTACGCTGGGGGCTGGAGTGCTCTGATCCTGGCCGCATGTTATTTCGCGTTGGAGATCAAGCAGTGGAAGGGGCGATGGACCTATCCGTGGGTGGTCTTCGGTACCAATGCGATCACCGCATACGTTCTCTCTGAACTACTGTCGTCCGCCGTCGCAGTCTTTCATGTCAACTCCAATCAGTCATTTCAACAGTTCGTATACTCCGGCTTCTTTTACTACATCGGAACGCCCGCGTTCGGTTCGCTCGTCTACTCGATCGTCTTCGCGGCGATCTGCTGGATCCCAGCGTGGCTACTTTATCGCAAGCGCATCTTCATCAAGCTTTAG
- the gyrB gene encoding DNA topoisomerase (ATP-hydrolyzing) subunit B, which produces MATTAIPTETELSALQPDTANSAPQKEGGGYSAENITVLEGLAAVRLRPAMYIGSTGEQGLHHLVYEVVDNSVDEALGGHATRIDVTIHVDNSITVVDDGRGIPVDDKVINGEKMPAVQVVLTMLHAGGKFDASNYKVSGGLHGVGVSCVNALSEEFDVEIWRDGHAWEQDYSKGAPISTLRKMGPSKRKGTKVHFLPDKSIFTVTEFSYDTLAQRLRELAFLNKGLEIHLTDERTTDAKTGESKHQEFKYVGGIAEFIKLLNKGKAVLHEKPIYMEAERDNVAMEIGLQYNDAYSETVFTFANNINTVDGGTHLSGFKTALTRTINAAGQSLGLFKDVKENLSGDDVREGLVVVISVKLSQPQFEGQTKGKLNSDIAGTVQAFVNERLGGFLEQNPSVAKKIINKAIDAARAREAARKARDLTRRKGALDGGGLPGKLADCSERQPDRCELYLVEGESAGGTAKQGRDRKFQAILPLKGKILNVEKARYDKMLGHEEIRAMITALGCGIGKDDFDASKLRYGKLILMTDADVDGSHIRTLLLTFFFRHMTELIKRGHVYIAQPPLYRIKKGKFEQYIKDDREYVSVMVKRASDGMVIRYGEGGASLEGAALTKFMTQLNDYLGFFDKVQKRLRNEEVTQAFAEIFAQEGKDSARRVDFESPEKLKTMQQRLEAMAKTYQFKHVSDVVFDEEHRMYSVNFTDAQGAVRPIDWSLASTAESRQMLGKHAQIREELKGPFFIEYSAKTKKEAAAEEAEEAASEEGVAETATAPGTALEAKPGKRASKASHDPVEKKTAREVFEYVIEQGRKEYQVQRYKGLGEMTAPQLWDTTMDPERRTLLQVKLEDLAACEEIFTTLMGEDVESRRKFIEENALDVKNLDI; this is translated from the coding sequence ATGGCAACGACGGCTATCCCCACCGAGACCGAGCTTTCCGCACTTCAACCCGACACGGCAAACTCAGCGCCCCAAAAAGAGGGTGGCGGGTATTCTGCTGAAAACATTACGGTTCTGGAAGGCCTCGCGGCGGTACGCCTGCGTCCGGCGATGTATATCGGCTCGACCGGCGAGCAGGGACTGCATCACCTGGTCTATGAAGTGGTCGACAACTCGGTGGACGAGGCGCTGGGCGGCCATGCGACGCGGATCGATGTGACCATTCATGTCGATAACTCGATCACGGTGGTCGATGACGGGCGCGGTATTCCGGTGGACGACAAGGTCATCAACGGAGAGAAGATGCCTGCGGTGCAGGTGGTCCTGACCATGCTCCATGCCGGTGGCAAGTTTGATGCCTCCAACTACAAAGTTTCGGGTGGACTGCACGGCGTCGGCGTGAGCTGCGTGAATGCGCTGAGCGAAGAGTTCGATGTCGAGATCTGGCGCGATGGCCATGCCTGGGAGCAGGACTATTCGAAGGGCGCGCCGATCAGCACGCTGCGCAAGATGGGGCCGAGCAAGCGCAAGGGAACGAAGGTTCACTTCCTGCCGGACAAGAGCATCTTTACCGTCACGGAGTTCAGCTACGACACGCTGGCCCAGCGGCTGCGCGAGCTTGCCTTTCTGAACAAGGGCCTTGAGATTCACCTGACGGACGAGCGCACCACCGATGCGAAGACGGGCGAGAGCAAGCACCAGGAGTTCAAGTACGTCGGCGGCATTGCGGAGTTCATCAAGCTTCTGAACAAGGGCAAGGCGGTGCTGCACGAGAAGCCGATCTACATGGAGGCCGAGCGCGATAACGTGGCCATGGAGATTGGGCTGCAATATAACGACGCTTACTCCGAGACGGTCTTTACCTTTGCCAATAACATCAACACGGTTGACGGCGGAACGCACCTTTCGGGTTTCAAGACGGCGCTGACGAGGACGATCAATGCGGCTGGGCAGTCGCTTGGACTGTTCAAAGACGTGAAAGAAAATCTGAGCGGCGATGACGTGCGCGAAGGGCTTGTGGTCGTCATCAGCGTGAAGCTTTCGCAGCCTCAGTTTGAGGGACAGACCAAGGGCAAGCTGAACTCCGATATCGCGGGAACGGTGCAGGCGTTTGTGAACGAGCGGCTGGGTGGGTTCCTGGAACAGAATCCTTCGGTGGCGAAGAAGATCATCAACAAGGCGATTGACGCTGCCCGTGCGCGTGAGGCTGCGCGCAAGGCTCGCGACCTGACTCGGCGCAAGGGTGCGCTCGATGGTGGCGGATTGCCGGGCAAGCTGGCGGACTGCTCTGAGCGGCAGCCTGACCGCTGCGAACTCTACCTCGTCGAGGGAGAGAGCGCCGGTGGCACGGCCAAGCAGGGACGCGACCGTAAGTTTCAGGCGATCCTTCCGTTGAAGGGTAAGATCCTCAACGTCGAGAAGGCGCGGTACGACAAGATGCTGGGGCACGAAGAAATTCGCGCCATGATTACAGCGCTTGGCTGCGGCATCGGCAAGGACGACTTCGACGCCAGCAAGCTGCGCTACGGCAAGCTGATCCTGATGACCGATGCTGACGTCGACGGATCGCACATTCGTACGCTGCTGCTGACCTTCTTCTTCCGGCATATGACGGAGTTGATCAAGCGCGGTCATGTGTATATCGCGCAGCCACCCCTCTATCGCATCAAGAAGGGCAAGTTCGAGCAGTACATCAAGGACGACCGCGAGTATGTGAGTGTCATGGTCAAGCGCGCCTCCGACGGCATGGTGATTCGCTATGGCGAGGGCGGGGCGAGTCTTGAAGGCGCTGCGCTGACGAAGTTCATGACGCAGTTGAACGACTATCTCGGCTTCTTCGACAAGGTGCAGAAGCGGTTGCGCAATGAAGAAGTGACGCAGGCGTTTGCCGAGATCTTCGCGCAGGAGGGCAAGGACTCGGCGCGGCGCGTGGACTTTGAATCGCCGGAGAAGCTGAAGACGATGCAGCAGCGTCTGGAAGCCATGGCCAAGACCTACCAGTTCAAGCATGTGAGCGATGTGGTGTTCGATGAAGAGCATCGGATGTATTCGGTGAACTTCACCGACGCTCAGGGCGCAGTGCGGCCGATCGACTGGTCGCTGGCTTCTACCGCGGAGAGCCGCCAGATGCTGGGCAAGCACGCGCAGATTCGCGAAGAGCTGAAGGGGCCGTTCTTCATCGAGTACTCGGCGAAGACCAAGAAAGAAGCGGCGGCCGAAGAGGCTGAAGAGGCGGCGTCGGAAGAAGGTGTAGCGGAGACCGCAACTGCTCCTGGCACTGCGCTTGAGGCCAAGCCGGGCAAACGTGCGAGCAAGGCTTCGCACGATCCGGTGGAGAAGAAGACAGCGCGCGAGGTGTTCGAGTATGTCATCGAGCAGGGGCGCAAGGAGTACCAGGTACAGCGGTACAAGGGTCTGGGCGAGATGACGGCTCCGCAGCTTTGGGACACGACGATGGACCCGGAACGACGCACGCTGCTTCAGGTGAAGCTCGAAGATCTGGCTGCCTGTGAGGAGATCTTTACCACGCTGATGGGCGAAGACGTCGAGAGCCGCCGCAAGTTCATTGAAGAAAATGCGCTGGATGTGAAGAACCTCGATATTTAG